A stretch of Shinella zoogloeoides DNA encodes these proteins:
- a CDS encoding winged helix-turn-helix domain-containing protein: MQPDCSCPLCGQPIGELPVTILPERGMVVANGKFAILTGHEVLLLQRLAEVFPRVLSKEAALEWLYQFSAEGEEPEIKIIDVYICKARKKLDQIGVRIDTLWGKGYALGVDRKPVIVREAA; encoded by the coding sequence ATGCAGCCTGATTGCTCTTGCCCGCTTTGCGGCCAGCCGATCGGCGAGTTGCCGGTCACGATTTTGCCTGAGCGTGGAATGGTCGTGGCGAACGGCAAGTTCGCCATCCTGACCGGACACGAGGTGTTGTTGCTCCAGCGCTTAGCCGAAGTGTTTCCGCGCGTCCTCTCGAAAGAGGCGGCTCTGGAGTGGCTGTACCAGTTTTCAGCGGAAGGCGAAGAGCCGGAAATCAAAATCATCGACGTGTACATCTGCAAAGCCCGGAAGAAGCTCGACCAAATCGGCGTTCGCATCGACACGCTGTGGGGGAAGGGATACGCGCTCGGAGTTGATCGGAAGCCCGTCATTGTTCGGGAGGCCGCATGA